The genomic window TGTGCGAGGCCATCCGGCAGGTGAAGGAGGAGATCGAGCGGGATGAAGATAACGCTTGCGCAACGGATAATTAACTGCTATCCTTAGAATTAAGCCACGCCACAGGTGCGTCCAGAATTTACCGCCCGCGTTCAGCGGGCTTTTTTATTGCCCACATGTCCGAGACCCTTACCCCGAAACAGGAAAAGTTCGCGCAGAAGTTCGTCGAGATCGACAACGCCAGCGAGTCATATCGCTTTGCGTATGACGCCGAAAACATGAGCGACGAAGCAATCGCGGTTGAGGCTTGCCGCCTTCGAGACAACCCTAAGGTGGCCCTAAGAATTGAAGAGCTTAGGAAATACCAGCTCAAGCGGCACGAAGCGACCGCGGATCGCGTCATCGCCGAGCTGGCCCGTCTGGCCTTCCTGGATATCCGCAAGGCCTTCGATGAAGAAGGCAACTTGAAGCCGATCCACGAGCTGGATGACGACACCGCGGCCGCCATCTCCGGCCTCGAGGTCGAGACCCTCTTCGAGGGCAAGGGGTCGGAACGTGAGGCGGTAGGCCGCCTGCACAAGATCAAGCTCAGCGACAAGAAAGGGGCGTTGGACAGCCTGGCGAAGACGCTCGGCATCGCCCCCGACAAGCTGATCGTGATGAACCAGCCCCTGCCCGAGGAGGATCGGGCACTGCTTGACGAGTACACGAAGGCCAAGTGACCAGGAGGCGTTCGACGCCCTCCTGCGCCATCGGCTGTCCGCGTTCACGCGAAAGGCATTCGCGACCGTAGATCCGGGGGCGACCTACAGCCACAACTGGCACATCGACCTTATCGCCGAGTACCTGGAGGCATGCACCAGGCGCGAGATCAAGCGGCTGATCATCAACATCCCGCCCCGCTACATGAAGTCGATATCGGTCACGGTGGCGTGGCCGGCATGGCTCCTAGGCAGAGACCCGAGCGAGCGCATCCTCGCGGCGTCCTACGCCGAAGTGCTCTCCCTGAAGCACAGCATGGACTGCCGCCTGGTGATGCAGTCGGACTGGTACCGGCGCATCTTCCCCGGGCTTCAGCTCACCGGGGACCAGAACGAGAAACGCAAATTCGTCACGACGGCGCGGGGCCATCGCTTCGCCACCTCAGTCGGCGCCTCGGTCATCGGCGAGGGCGGGCGGTTCCTGATCGTGGATGACCCGCTCAATGCCCAGCAGGCATTGTCCGACACCCAACGCGAGGCCGCGAACACCTGGTTCGACCAGGGGTTCTCGACCCGCCTCGACGACAAGGAGAACGGCGTCATCGTCGTGGTGATGCAGAGGCTCCACGCCGACGACCTATCCGGCCACCTGCTGGCGAAGGGCGGCTGGGAGCACCTGTGCATCCCCGGCATAGCCGAGGTCCGCACGGTCGTTGATTTCGGGCGGGTGAAAGTCATCCGGGAACCGGGCGACGTGCTTCATCCGGCCCGCGAGAGCCGGCAGGCTATCGAGCGGCAGAAGACCGAGATGGGTTCCTACGCCTTCGCCGGGCAGTACCAGCAACGTCCCGCGCCTGCGGACGGCGGCATCTTCAAGGCCGGCTGGTTCAGACGCTACGAGAAGCCCCTGGAGACTTACGAGCAGATCATCCAGAGCTGGGACACGGCGAGCAAGCCGGGCCAGCTCAACGACCCGAGCTGCTGCCTGACCTTCGGTGTCAGGAAAGACGGCTTCGACCTGCTGCAGGCGGTTGTTCGCCGCCTCGAGTACCCGGACCTGAAGGCCCTCGTGCTCAAGCAGGCCGTCGACTGGAACCCGAACGCCATCCTGATCGAGGACAAGTCGTCCGGTCAGGCGCTCCTGCAAGACCTTCGACGGGAGACGAAGCTGCCGCTGATCGGGATCAATCCCGAGAAGGACAAGATCACCCGGGCTTCGGCCGTCTCCGCCATGGTGGAGGCTGGCAAGCTGGCCCTGCCTACGCAGGCACCATGGCTAACCGATTTCGAGATGGAACTGATGACCTTCCCCAACGCTCCGCATGACGACCAAGTGGACGGGCTGAGCCAGTTCTTGAACTGGATGCGGGAGCGCCAGCACGCCCCCGAGATCCGCATCCGCAGGCTCTAGATGGTCTGGCCCTTCCGCCGCAAGGACGTGGCGCCCCCGCCCGGCCGTAAGAACGCGACCTACTTCTTCTCGCTCGGCCTCGGCAAGGCCGGGCTCACCGGAGCCGGATATGACAAGCTCGCGAGCGAGGGCTACGCCCAGTGCGTGGTGGCCTACGCCTGCATCAACCTGAAGGCGACTGCGGTCGCCTCGGTGGACCTCCAGCTCTACCGGCGCGGCAAGAAGGGCAAGCTGGCGAAGGTTGAGGCGCACGAGCTGCTCAGGCTGCTGGAGAACCCGAACCCGACCCAGTCGGGCCGCGAGTTCATGCGGCACCTGACAAGCTACCAGCAACTCTGCGGCAACGCCTACATCTTCGGCAACGGCATCGACCCGG from Tautonia marina includes these protein-coding regions:
- a CDS encoding terminase small subunit, with product MSETLTPKQEKFAQKFVEIDNASESYRFAYDAENMSDEAIAVEACRLRDNPKVALRIEELRKYQLKRHEATADRVIAELARLAFLDIRKAFDEEGNLKPIHELDDDTAAAISGLEVETLFEGKGSEREAVGRLHKIKLSDKKGALDSLAKTLGIAPDKLIVMNQPLPEEDRALLDEYTKAK
- the terL gene encoding phage terminase large subunit gives rise to the protein MTSTRRPSDQEAFDALLRHRLSAFTRKAFATVDPGATYSHNWHIDLIAEYLEACTRREIKRLIINIPPRYMKSISVTVAWPAWLLGRDPSERILAASYAEVLSLKHSMDCRLVMQSDWYRRIFPGLQLTGDQNEKRKFVTTARGHRFATSVGASVIGEGGRFLIVDDPLNAQQALSDTQREAANTWFDQGFSTRLDDKENGVIVVVMQRLHADDLSGHLLAKGGWEHLCIPGIAEVRTVVDFGRVKVIREPGDVLHPARESRQAIERQKTEMGSYAFAGQYQQRPAPADGGIFKAGWFRRYEKPLETYEQIIQSWDTASKPGQLNDPSCCLTFGVRKDGFDLLQAVVRRLEYPDLKALVLKQAVDWNPNAILIEDKSSGQALLQDLRRETKLPLIGINPEKDKITRASAVSAMVEAGKLALPTQAPWLTDFEMELMTFPNAPHDDQVDGLSQFLNWMRERQHAPEIRIRRL